The Cloacibacillus sp. genome includes a window with the following:
- a CDS encoding FeoB-associated Cys-rich membrane protein produces the protein MIATIVISILLFAAVVAILMKINKNRREGKSSCGCGGSCGSCAGSPLCHPPKKEVK, from the coding sequence ATGATTGCCACAATTGTAATAAGCATACTCCTCTTCGCGGCGGTGGTCGCGATCCTGATGAAGATAAACAAAAACAGGCGCGAGGGCAAAAGTTCCTGCGGCTGCGGCGGAAGCTGCGGAAGCTGTGCCGGATCGCCCCTCTGCCATCCGCCAAAGAAAGAAGTCAAATAA